From Centroberyx gerrardi isolate f3 chromosome 10, fCenGer3.hap1.cur.20231027, whole genome shotgun sequence:
GCATTAATGATGACGATGGCCTGTTTCACTGTGGGGGCTGtggagtgtgtttgcatggtgGTATTTGTGAGAGTAGACAGGCACATGTTGCATGTTGATGCATATACATGCGTGTAACAAAGACtctttctcctcacctccttttcACTGCAACTGGCCAGGCCAGATGCTTTTTTCTAAAACTACAGTACCTGCTCCTGCATTGGGTCTCTCAAATTAAGGGCAAAATATGCATACTGTCTGGACAGAATATGAGTGCTAGTGAATGTTATTCAGACAGATGACCACAGAACAGCAACAGATTACAGAACTGACTATTGTTATCCAATTAGTGGGTTCACCATGTGACTACCAGGGAGGGAAGTTTGATGTGGTTTGATGTGGTTGTTGTATTGCTAAACCTAAGCATGAGTTTCACTTTCCCCTGCAGGCtaaacagaaatgaaacagGGGCAGCTCTACCCACTGGTTGCTACTGAACAACCATGAACCCCTCTGAACCCCTTCAACTGTGCTATTGTAAGAGCAAGAGACCATTATTTGGAAATCACCTTTGATCTCTGTCCTATGAAGcctatttgtattattatattaatgacAGCATAAAGCTCTTTGCAAATAATCATATAGGCTACAGCAGTCAGTCAACAGTTAaactaatttattttttcagacaTAGCAAAAGCTGGGAGATTTGGATGTGTCTGACAATAGGGAAGTGATTCTGGCTAATTATAGATACAGTAACCCAGCCACCTGTTACTTTCGTCTTCACCAAAAGGACCACCTTACAACTGATCATCAATATCAGATTTCTTGTAACACTTGATCCAACTTGACAATAGAGCTCATTGTACCTCTAACTCTCACGTGAACCATGGTCTTCAACCTGGTAAGTAGCAATAACCTTCACATTACTTAAATATTGCATGGCATGTGAAAATTCAAATGCTAACAAATAAATTGCATGTTGACTTGGAATGAAGGGACTGTAAACTACCtagagaaatggaaaatgaaaatgccctCACACAAGCTTCTAGTTGTATTATGAAGTAGCATGTACACGATTTACTCAGAACGTTAGTTTTAGCATGTGATTCTTGATATTCATGACAGATTTATGTCCTGCTGAATAGTTGATTATGAGTATCTGCATTGTGATGACTTGGTAATGTGACTGTTCCTTtgcccccctcccacccaccctgTTGCCAGAGGACAGACTGTGTTTCcgcacaggtgtgtgtggcactgctgtggtgttgttTCTCCATATTGGCTGCTACTAGCTCATACCCAAAAACCCTGCCATGTGATGTTAGCGATGCCAGCAATGGGACTGTGGTGAAGGTGGACTGCACTGAGAGAAGCCTCAAAGAAATCCCGAATGGCATCCCAGGAGACACCACCAATCTGACTCTCACCATCAACCACATTCCTAGTTTAAACTCCACGTCCTTTCAGGGTCTGGAGAACCTTACTGAGATTGACATGAGGTGCAACTGTGTGCCCATCAAAATTGGCCCCAAGGACCGTATGTGTACAGAGAGTGTGACAATTAAGGAAAATACCTTTGCCAGCCTGAAGAATCTGCGAGCACTGTATCTGGATGGCAACCAGCTCCATAGTATACCTAAAGGCCTGCCTCCAAATCTGATCCTGCTGAGCTTAGAAGTGAAtcacatttattacatttctaaaGAAAACCTCTCTGAGATTAGCAATGTTGAGAGCCTTTACCTCGGTCAAAATTGCTATTATCGTAACCCATGCAATGTTTCCTATGAAATAGAGGAAGGTGCGTTTTTACAGTTCAGCAATTTGACATTGTTATCTGTTAAGTCAAATAACTTATCCTATATTCCACCCCTACTACCCACAAGTCTAAAGGAGTTGTATCTCTATAACAATAAAATTGAAGAAGTCACAGAGGAGGATTTCCAAAACTTAACTAATTTGGAAATTCTAGATATTAGTGGAAACTGTCCACGTTGTTACAATGCCCCATTTCCATGTGACCCATGCCCACACAATTCACAGCTTAAGATCAGCGAGACAGCTTTtaaaactttgacaaaactgaAGACACTGCGCATGCATAGTAACTCTCTGACATATGTGCTTTCTGAGTGGTTTAACAACTCTAAGGAGCTGAGAGTGCTTGATCTCTCAACAAACTTTTTAGCACAAGAGATAACATTCACTTACTTCCCAAAAGCTCTGCCCAAACTGGAAGAACTGGACCTTTCATTTAACTATGAGCTCCAGAGGTACCCTGCAACACTGAAACTGAGTTCCAGCTTCTCCTGCCTCAAATCCCTTAAAATACTCAGACTAAGGGGCTTTGTGTTCCAGCAACTAACCCCACAGAGCATCAGTCCCTTGAAATCTCTACCGAACCTGGAGGTTGTAGATCTGGGTACAAACTTCATTAAAATGGCCAACCTTAGCATTCTGATGCAACTGAAAAGCTTCAAAATAATCAATCTGTCTGACAACAAAATATCTTCCCCCTCTGAGGGACAGGCGTTTGTCGGATTCTCTGGAGGAGAGTCCTTGTATGGGTCTCCCATGTCTGGTGCTGATGAGTACCAAGGTAGCGAAGTGAGAGAGATTCATTATTTTAGATATGATGAATATGCGCGCAGCTGCAAATACAAAGATAAAGAAGTTGGAACAGTTAATTCATTTGTCAATAGGAACTGCAGTCAGTTTGGGAAAACTCTGGATGTAAGCAGAAATAACATATTCTTCCTCCACTCAAGTTTTTTAAATCTTGGTGAGCTGAGATGCCTTAATCTGTCTGGAAATGCAATGAGCCAAAGTTTGAATGGCTCTGAATTTACTTATCTAACTAATTTACAATATCTGGACTTCTCATGGAATCGCCTAGACCTGCTCTATCCAACTGCATTTCAAGAACTGAAAAATCTAGTCATCTTGGACATAAGTAATAACAACCATTATTTTGAATCTGAGGGCTTGACTCACATGCTTAATTTCACTATAAATTTACCAAAGCTTAAGATATTACTGATGAACCACAATAAGATATCTACTTCCACTAACACAGAGCTGGTGAGTTTTTCTCTAGAGAGATTAGAGTTCAGAGATAACCGTTTAGATTTGCTGTGGAGAGATGGCGACAGCAGATACGTCAATTACTTCAAAAAACTAGTTAATCTGAGTGTGCTAGATATCTCCAATAATAACCTCAATTTCATTCGGGAGCAAGTGTTC
This genomic window contains:
- the LOC139933014 gene encoding toll-like receptor 7: MVFNLVCVALLWCCFSILAATSSYPKTLPCDVSDASNGTVVKVDCTERSLKEIPNGIPGDTTNLTLTINHIPSLNSTSFQGLENLTEIDMRCNCVPIKIGPKDRMCTESVTIKENTFASLKNLRALYLDGNQLHSIPKGLPPNLILLSLEVNHIYYISKENLSEISNVESLYLGQNCYYRNPCNVSYEIEEGAFLQFSNLTLLSVKSNNLSYIPPLLPTSLKELYLYNNKIEEVTEEDFQNLTNLEILDISGNCPRCYNAPFPCDPCPHNSQLKISETAFKTLTKLKTLRMHSNSLTYVLSEWFNNSKELRVLDLSTNFLAQEITFTYFPKALPKLEELDLSFNYELQRYPATLKLSSSFSCLKSLKILRLRGFVFQQLTPQSISPLKSLPNLEVVDLGTNFIKMANLSILMQLKSFKIINLSDNKISSPSEGQAFVGFSGGESLYGSPMSGADEYQGSEVREIHYFRYDEYARSCKYKDKEVGTVNSFVNRNCSQFGKTLDVSRNNIFFLHSSFLNLGELRCLNLSGNAMSQSLNGSEFTYLTNLQYLDFSWNRLDLLYPTAFQELKNLVILDISNNNHYFESEGLTHMLNFTINLPKLKILLMNHNKISTSTNTELVSFSLERLEFRDNRLDLLWRDGDSRYVNYFKKLVNLSVLDISNNNLNFIREQVFNGLPDTLSELYIKNNKLKVFLWAKLEVLHSLKVLDLSANSLTTVPDMLSNCTKSLNKLILHKNQIIRLSPDFLKDAYSLKYLDLSSNRIQHIEQSSIPDDVINKMDMLLLHKNRFLCTCNATWFVAWLNRTTVTIPRLATDVTCAAPGAQRGHAVISVDLLACQHNYLSILLYILMTSLVLSCFTLSISSHLFLWDVWYIYHFCLAKLKGYGRLSSPSAAYDAFVVYDKKDLAVSEWVIKELCVHLEERGDRHLTLCLEERDWIPGCPLIDNLSQSIHQSKRTVFILTNNYIKSGSFKTAFYMANQRLLDEKNDVIVLIFLEKVPCRSKYLRLRKRLYKRSVLEWPRNPQAQPYFWFSLKSVLATESHKQYSNLFKETL